The window TCCGGGTAATCAACCGAGGCAGGGCCTTCAGTGCCCAAATCAAGAACCTCGTAGTCCAAGGCTCTCAAATGCTCGATCAGCACCCGCTTCAGCTCGACGCCTCCGTGGTCGCTGGCTATCGCAAGTCTAGTTTCCATAACAACTCCCTACTGACCGAGTTTCACCCTCACCTCATCGATTATCAAGGGCATCGCATCTTTTATGGCCCCGAACACCGCCTCATAAGCCTGTTTTTGAAGCCCATACGGGTCAGGAACATCCAACACTAGCATTCTACGCTCGACGGCTGGCAGGATCGAGCTCAACTGCTCCGCGTGTCCCTGGCTCATAGCCACGACTATGCTTGCATCCTCGAGCATTCTCTTATTCACCTGTCTTGACACGTGATGTGAGAGATCAAGCCCGTTTTCCGCTGCGACCTCTATCGCCCAATGCGAAGCGCCACGGCCATCCAAATCCAACGTCCCAGCAGATTCGGCGACAACACCCTCGGTCCCAAGCACCCTCAGCTCCCTTTCAAGCAACGCGGCCGCAAGTGGGCTCCTACAGATGTTCCCGCTGCACACGAATAAGACTTTGAACCTACCCCTGTCCGTCTCAGGCAACTTCAACTACGCGTTCAGAAGGTTCATGGCCTCAAGGCGCGTCTTTTCCCTTTTCTGGAACGCGCCCCGAACAGCGGACGTCGTGGCAACGCTTCCTGACTTGGCGACGCCACGCATCGACATGCAAAGATGCTCCGCCTCGATCACGACTAAGACACCCAGCGGGTTCAGCCCCTGCATGATCATGTCCGCGAACTCGCTAGTGAGGCGCTCCTGCAACTGCAAGCGCTTGCACAGTGTTTCCAAGACGCGCACAAGCTTTGAAAGCCCAACGATCGCCCCCTCACGGGGGATGTAGGCGACGTGTGCCTTGCCCAGGAACGGCAAGAGATGATGCTCACACACAGAATACAACGGGATGTTCT is drawn from bacterium and contains these coding sequences:
- a CDS encoding low molecular weight phosphotyrosine protein phosphatase gives rise to the protein MKLPETDRGRFKVLFVCSGNICRSPLAAALLERELRVLGTEGVVAESAGTLDLDGRGASHWAIEVAAENGLDLSHHVSRQVNKRMLEDASIVVAMSQGHAEQLSSILPAVERRMLVLDVPDPYGLQKQAYEAVFGAIKDAMPLIIDEVRVKLGQ
- the folE gene encoding GTP cyclohydrolase I FolE; this encodes MDPKKIEQGVRLILEGIGEDTEREGLVGTPNRVARMCEEIFSGIGQDPRDLLSKVYQTKHDEMVMVKNIPLYSVCEHHLLPFLGKAHVAYIPREGAIVGLSKLVRVLETLCKRLQLQERLTSEFADMIMQGLNPLGVLVVIEAEHLCMSMRGVAKSGSVATTSAVRGAFQKREKTRLEAMNLLNA